From the Salvelinus alpinus chromosome 32, SLU_Salpinus.1, whole genome shotgun sequence genome, one window contains:
- the LOC139562368 gene encoding uncharacterized protein isoform X2, producing MGQLLASEQEQSEAQVAVGSLLYSAMLEAGALPDVAVDHYLLANPESLDSRAHLQDHLRQLQGHVGNRAPTYLKELISRLVAFSDEPKVAGLVGLVVSMVMETAYASSRGSVRSRGCQVEERRAELQDVMEEYLKRCRMHLKDEQKLREDTQRLEGQLSYLLTQLKNTMLREGPSSKALKHWASGAAFHTQMLLHLTRLEQRGDPLVVQAAMEQYQEDFREILPAYRCYKASTVTVIKCRGGLQTGEDPLTEGSVTGFTVVDKELGKSVSVPLPEDAPPGIVLITSDMCAQAYLERLFSPQGPIAELERYFLNSRESLRMKLMVQEPTDSNERLSIVETEPLDRR from the coding sequence ATGGGGCAGCTGTTGGCCTCAGAACAGGAGCAGTCGGAGGCTCAGGTTGCTGTTGGCTCTCTGCTCTACTCCGCCATGTTGGAGGCCGGTGCTCTGCCTGATGTTGCCGTCGACCACTATCTGCTAGCTAATCCAGAGAGCCTGGACTCCAGGGCCCACCTACAGGACCACCTCCGCCAGCTGCAGGGGCACGTAGGGAACCGGGCGCCCACCTACCTGAAGGAGCTGATCAGCCGCCTGGTCGCTTTCTCTGACGAGCCCAAGGTGGCAGGCCTGGTGGGCTTGGTGGTCTCCATGGTGATGGAGACGGCATACGCCTCGTCCAGGGGGTCAGTGAGGTCGAGGGGTTGCCAAGTCGAGGAACGGCGTGCGGAGCTCCAGGACGTTATGGAGGAGTACCTCAAGCGCTGCCGGATGCACTTGAAGGATGAGCAGAAGCTGAGAGAAGACACCCAGCGTCTGGAGGGCCAGCTGAGCTACTTGCTGACCCAGCTGAAGAACACCATGCTCAGGGAAGGCCCCAGCTCCAAGGCCCTGAAGCACTGGGCCAGCGGCGCCGCCTTTCACACGCAGATGCTGCTGCACCTGACCAGGCTAGAGCAGAGAGGAGACCCGCTGGTCGTCCAGGCTGCAATGGAGCAGTACCAAGAGGACTTCAGAGAGATTCTACCTGCGTACAGATGCTACAAAGCCAGTACGGTGACTGTGATAAAGTGTAGGGGAGGGCTGCAGACCGGGGAGGATCCTCTGACTGAGGGGAGTGTGACTGGGTTCACTGTGGTGGATAAAGAGTTAGGGAAGAGTGTGAGTGTTCCCCTACCTGAGGACGCTCCCCCTGGCATTGTCCTGATCACTTCAGATATGTGTGCTCAAGCCTATTTAGAGCGACTGTTCTCTCCACAAGGCCCCATAGCAGAGCTGGAGAGGTACTTTCTCAACAGCAGAGAGAGTCTACGCATGAAGTTGATGGTACAAGAACCAACGGACTCCAACGAGAGGCTGAGCATAGTGGAAACAGAACCCCTAGACAGAAGATAG
- the LOC139562368 gene encoding uncharacterized protein isoform X1, whose product MTWLFILREWRYDEINFLSVHCFFLTCTHSNNTLACPPPDILTFIMGQLLASEQEQSEAQVAVGSLLYSAMLEAGALPDVAVDHYLLANPESLDSRAHLQDHLRQLQGHVGNRAPTYLKELISRLVAFSDEPKVAGLVGLVVSMVMETAYASSRGSVRSRGCQVEERRAELQDVMEEYLKRCRMHLKDEQKLREDTQRLEGQLSYLLTQLKNTMLREGPSSKALKHWASGAAFHTQMLLHLTRLEQRGDPLVVQAAMEQYQEDFREILPAYRCYKASTVTVIKCRGGLQTGEDPLTEGSVTGFTVVDKELGKSVSVPLPEDAPPGIVLITSDMCAQAYLERLFSPQGPIAELERYFLNSRESLRMKLMVQEPTDSNERLSIVETEPLDRR is encoded by the exons ATGACATGGTTATTCATACTGAGAGAATGGCGATATGATGAAATCAACTTCCTTTCTGTGCACT GCTTTTTTCTCACCTGCACTCACAGCAACAACACACTCGCCTGCCCACCCCCAGATATCCTGACGTTCATCATGGGGCAGCTGTTGGCCTCAGAACAGGAGCAGTCGGAGGCTCAGGTTGCTGTTGGCTCTCTGCTCTACTCCGCCATGTTGGAGGCCGGTGCTCTGCCTGATGTTGCCGTCGACCACTATCTGCTAGCTAATCCAGAGAGCCTGGACTCCAGGGCCCACCTACAGGACCACCTCCGCCAGCTGCAGGGGCACGTAGGGAACCGGGCGCCCACCTACCTGAAGGAGCTGATCAGCCGCCTGGTCGCTTTCTCTGACGAGCCCAAGGTGGCAGGCCTGGTGGGCTTGGTGGTCTCCATGGTGATGGAGACGGCATACGCCTCGTCCAGGGGGTCAGTGAGGTCGAGGGGTTGCCAAGTCGAGGAACGGCGTGCGGAGCTCCAGGACGTTATGGAGGAGTACCTCAAGCGCTGCCGGATGCACTTGAAGGATGAGCAGAAGCTGAGAGAAGACACCCAGCGTCTGGAGGGCCAGCTGAGCTACTTGCTGACCCAGCTGAAGAACACCATGCTCAGGGAAGGCCCCAGCTCCAAGGCCCTGAAGCACTGGGCCAGCGGCGCCGCCTTTCACACGCAGATGCTGCTGCACCTGACCAGGCTAGAGCAGAGAGGAGACCCGCTGGTCGTCCAGGCTGCAATGGAGCAGTACCAAGAGGACTTCAGAGAGATTCTACCTGCGTACAGATGCTACAAAGCCAGTACGGTGACTGTGATAAAGTGTAGGGGAGGGCTGCAGACCGGGGAGGATCCTCTGACTGAGGGGAGTGTGACTGGGTTCACTGTGGTGGATAAAGAGTTAGGGAAGAGTGTGAGTGTTCCCCTACCTGAGGACGCTCCCCCTGGCATTGTCCTGATCACTTCAGATATGTGTGCTCAAGCCTATTTAGAGCGACTGTTCTCTCCACAAGGCCCCATAGCAGAGCTGGAGAGGTACTTTCTCAACAGCAGAGAGAGTCTACGCATGAAGTTGATGGTACAAGAACCAACGGACTCCAACGAGAGGCTGAGCATAGTGGAAACAGAACCCCTAGACAGAAGATAG
- the thumpd2 gene encoding THUMP domain-containing protein 2, protein MNDSNCQCAALQFYCTAGNGMEPFLIQEVKTKLAAKDVDHIPGKVFFTTSFEIKQVRELKSAERLFLLLKRHSPLSAHTAKTPSGIQSRLMGDGSDWTRAVLSWRCLQRDLMMRSDCTLSVALPGRKRKREEEEEKESGVEGSTCNEPNGTQKLGLEGERRELGLHKDHISSTEDSGSVNCVAGDKVEEERIEGSRDRKTSTVSFRVNCRCSGALSRRFSPQDLSRIIGTAASRQLGWRVDLRKPDLEVNVYMSDDHCVLGIPLLRLPLANRSYMKTTGLRSTIAWAMASLSDIKPGSCVIDPMCGVGTILLEAAHEYQDAFFLGLDIDESQLVKADQNVEFAKFGDRVQLLQASSKEIPLPSCSVDVVVCDVPFGKKFGTKTDMAASLPVIVREMERVLRVGGTLVLLLSPQLSCLLKKSMTPRPVTSHTQGEGTGVGLGGDVDPSHTPSLFPSLQPLSYHRVSLGAIDALIHKYVKIVTATTTLSGPDCIHTLNPCIVEPDCIHTLNPCIVEPDCIHTLNPCIVEPE, encoded by the exons ATGAACGACTCAAATTGTCAGTGTGCTGCTCTACAGTTCTATTGCACAGCAGGGAACGGCATGGAGCCTTTCCTGATTCAGGAGGTGAAGACCAAACTTGCAGCCAAAGAT GTGGATCACATCCCTGGAAAAGTGTTCTTCACCACCTCTTTTGAAATAAAGCAAGTGAGGGAGCTGAAATCTGCAGAGAGGCTGTTTCTACTTCTAAAGcgacactcccccctctctgcccATACAG CTAAAACACCATCTGGTATCCAGTCAAGGCTCATGGGTGATGGAAGTGACTGGACCAGAGCTGTGTTGTCATGGAGATGCCTGCAGAGAGACCTGATGATGAGAAGCGACTGTACCTTGAGCGTGGCCCTaccagggaggaagaggaagagggaggaagaagaggagaaagagagtggtGTTGAGGGGTCAACTTGTAACGAACCAAATGGAACACAGAAGCTGGGACTAGAAGGAGAGAGACGAGAATTAGGACTACACAAGGATCACATTTCATCAACAGAAGACTCTGGAAGTGTAAACTGTGTTGCAGGGGACAAAGTTGAAGAGGAGCGTATAGAAGGCAGCCGTGACAGAAAGACATCCACAGTGTCTTTCAGAGTGAACTGTCGGTGCAGTGGAGCCCTGTCCAGACGTTTCTCTCCCCAG gatCTGAGTAGGATCATTGGAACAGCAGCGAGCAGACAGCTGGGCTGGAGAGTGGACCTGAGGAAACCAGATCTGGAG GTGAATGTGTACATGAGTGATGACCACTGTGTCCTCGGGATACCTCTCCTCAG GCTTCCTTTAGCCAACCGGAGTTATATGAAGACTACTGGGCTGAGATCCACTATAGCCTGGGCCATGGCCTCTCTGTCAGACATCAAG CCTGGCTCTTGTGTGATCGACCCGATGTGTGGAGTGGGAACTATTCTACTGGAAGCTGCACATGAATATCAG GATGCCTTTTTCCTGGGTCTGGACATTGATGAGTCTCAGTTGGTGAAAGCTGATCAGAATGTGGAGTTTGCAAAGTTTGGGGATAGGGTGCAGCTGCTGCAGGCATCATCCAAGG AGATTCCACTGCCTTCCTGTAGTGTGGATGTCGTTGTCTGTGACGTCCCTTTTGGGAAGAAGTTTGGCACCAAGACTGACATGGCTGCCTCTCTTCCAGTGATtgtgagagagatggaaag AGTTCTCCGTGTGGGTGGGACCCTGGTTTTGCTGCTTAGTCCCCAGCTCTCCTGCCTGCTGAAGAAAAGCATGACCCCCAGACCAGTAACCTCACACACCCAGGGAGAGGGGACTGGGGTGGGATTAGGAGGTGATGTGGACCCCTCCCATACCCCAAGCCTTTTCCCCTCACTGCAGCCCCTAAGCTACCACAGAGTGAGCCTGGGAGCTATAGACGCTCTTATTCACAAGTATGTCAAGATAGTGACTGCTACTACCACACTCAGTGGACCTGACTGTATACACACACTCAACCCCTGCATAGTGGAGCCTGACTGTATACACACACTCAACCCCTGCATAGTGGAGCCTGACTGTATACACACACTCAACCCCTGCATAGTGGAGCCTGAGTGA